A genome region from Bombus pyrosoma isolate SC7728 linkage group LG14, ASM1482585v1, whole genome shotgun sequence includes the following:
- the LOC122575270 gene encoding cytochrome c oxidase copper chaperone: MGIINDKPNQTVNAESREVQKSDKPLKPCCACPETKKARDDCIILLGEENCKDLIEAHKTCMRSLGFNI, from the exons ATGGGTATTATAAATGACAAACCGAATCAAACCGTTAATGCGGAATCGAGGGAGGTGCAAAAATCTGACAAACCATTGAAACCTTGCTGCGCTTGTCCTGAAACGAAGAAGGCAAGGGACGATTG CATTATCCTACTAGGTGAAGAAAACTGTAAAGATTTGATAGAAGCGCATAAAACTTGTATGCGGTCATTaggatttaatatataa